A genomic region of Zea mays cultivar B73 chromosome 6, Zm-B73-REFERENCE-NAM-5.0, whole genome shotgun sequence contains the following coding sequences:
- the LOC103628990 gene encoding expansin-A19, producing the protein MGKHFLHQLLAVALALFVSPTRSDDWLPATATFYGGADGSDTMGGACGYGDLYEQGYGVNNAALSTALFNDGASCGQCYVIRCDSSKTGWCKPGSSNFAVVSATNFCPPNWELPNGGWCGPPRPHFDMSQPAWETIGIYSAGIIPVLYQRVKCWRSGGVRFTIAGFDHFYMVLITNVAGSGSIHSMAVKGANTDWIPMYRNWGANWHCLAGGLIGQGLSFALVSTGGQNIVFQDVIPAWWQFSQTFNTYQNFDY; encoded by the exons ATGGGGAAACACTTCCTCCACCAGCTGCTCGCCGTCGCCCTGGCACTCTTCGTTTCGCCAACGAGATCGGACGACTGGCTTCCGGCCACCGCCACGTTCTACGGCGGCGCTGACGGCTCCGACACAATGG GTGGCGCGTGCGGGTATGGCGACCTGTACGAGCAGGGCTACGGCGTGAACAACGCGGCGCTGAGCACGGCGCTCTTCAACGACGGCGCTTCGTGCGGACAGTGCTACGTTATCAGGTGCGACAGCAGCAAGACCGGGTGGTGCAAGCCTGGCAGCAGCAACTTCGCCGTTGTCTCCGCCACCAACTTCTGCCCGCCCAACTGGGAGCTCCCTAACGGCGGGTGGTGCGGCCCGCCCCGCCCCCACTTCGACATGTCCCAGCCCGCCTGGGAGACCATCGGCATCTACAGCGCAGGCATCATCCCCGTCCTCTACCAGCGGGTCAAGTGCTGGCGGAGCGGCGGCGTGCGCTTCACCATCGCCGGCTTCGACCACTTCTACATGGTGCTCATCACCAACGTCGCCGGCAGTGGCTCCATCCATAGCATGGCTGTGAAGGGCGCCAACACGGACTGGATCCCCATGTACAGGAACTGGGGCGCCAACTGGCACTGCCTCGCAGGCGGGCTCATCGGCCAGGGCCTCAGCTTCGCGCTCGTCTCCACCGGCGGACAGAACATCGTCTTCCAGGACGTCATTCCGGCGTGGTGGCAGTTCAGCCAAACTTTCAACACCTACCAGAACTTCGACTACTAA
- the LOC103628991 gene encoding expansin-A19 translates to MGKHFLHQLLAVALALFVSPTRSDDWLPATATFYGGADGSDTMGGACGYGDLYEQGYGVNNAALSTALFNDGASCGQCYVIRCDSSKTGWCKPGSSNFAVVSATNFCPPNWELPNGGWCGPPRPHFDMSQPAWETIGIYSAGIIPVLYQRVKCWRSGGVRFTIAGFDHFYMVLITNVAGSGSIQSMAVKGANTDWIPMYRNWGANWHCLAGGLIGQGLSFALVSTGGQNIVFQDVVPAWWQFGQTFNTYQNFDY, encoded by the exons ATGGGGAAACACTTCCTCCACCAGCTGCTCGCCGTCGCCCTGGCACTCTTCGTTTCGCCAACGAGATCGGACGACTGGCTTCCGGCCACCGCCACGTTCTACGGCGGCGCTGACGGCTCCGACACAATGG GTGGCGCGTGCGGGTATGGCGACCTGTACGAGCAGGGCTACGGCGTGAACAACGCGGCGCTGAGCACGGCGCTCTTCAACGACGGCGCTTCGTGCGGACAGTGCTACGTTATCAGGTGCGACAGCAGCAAGACCGGGTGGTGCAAGCCCGGCAGCAGCAACTTCGCCGTCGTCTCCGCCACCAACTTCTGCCCGCCCAACTGGGAGCTCCCTAACGGCGGGTGGTGCGGCCCGCCCCGCCCCCACTTCGACATGTCCCAGCCCGCCTGGGAGACCATCGGCATCTACAGCGCAGGCATCATCCCCGTCCTCTACCAGCGCGTCAAGTGCTGGCGGAGCGGCGGCGTGCGCTTCACCATCGCCGGCTTCGACCACTTCTACATGGTGCTCATCACCAACGTCGCCGGCAGTGGCTCCATCCAGAGCATGGCTGTGAAGGGCGCCAACACGGACTGGATCCCCATGTACAGGAACTGGGGTGCCAACTGGCACTGCCTCGCAGGCGGGCTCATTGGCCAGGGCCTCAGCTTCGCGCTCGTCTCCACCGGCGGACAGAACATCGTCTTCCAGGACGTCGTTCCAGCGTGGTGGCAGTTCGGCCAAACTTTCAACACCTACCAGAACTTCGACTACTAA